The genomic stretch CTATTGTCTACTTTGTTTTTGTAACTTTACCTAAGTTCTTTGAAGTTTGCATTTCATTCTTAATTTGTTTCATCCAGATATTCATCGGGACAAGTTTATAATTTCTAAACGGGGCCGACAGGTTTTGACAGCGAGGAGGATGAATTTGTAAGCATGCCGTGAGTTGGGAAAGTATCACGTAAATAACAATTCTCAAATTCTAAATGGCGACTATAACTTCGCTATGGCTGCTTAATTGACTAAGTCAATATAAGTGCCTGCTTCCCGGAAAGCTTTTTCTTTTCAGCGTTCCGGATCAAGCATCGCAAATGAAAAGATAGTTGTGAAAAGCTTCGGGTCACAGCGAAACTAAAACCCGTAGGATAATATCCAACGGGTTAAAGAAGCTAAGTTTGAAGTTGGCCGCTGCCTTGCCTGCTTCATTCCGAAAATCAAGAGGTAGCTAAGCGTGTAGAAAGCATTTTTGTCCCTTGTTTGGACGGGAGTTCAAATCTCCCCGGCTCCACTCGGCAGGAAAGCGCATTTTTTTCGGTGTGCTTTCCACCTTTCTTATTTTCAAAAATGTTCCGGTTTTCTTTTCACTCCTATTGCTTCTTCTGATATATTTGTACTACTGCTTTTACTTTTAATAAAGTTTTAAATCAAAAATGTTATTTTACTGGCAATGAATTCCTTTCCTATAGAATATAACGAGCCACTGTTCCGCCCACCCAGCGAAGCCGATTCACTCATCCTGCAGGTAACCTACGGATGCACCTGGAATCATTGCTCTTTTTGCGAAATATACACCACCAAAACATTCTCTGCAAAAAAAGAGGAAGATATACTGCGTGAGATAAGGTCGGTGGCTGCCATTCATCCCGATGTAAGAAAAGTATTTTTGGCTGACGGAAATCCCATGGCGCTTTCGGCAAAACGGCTTCTGAATATCCTTTCTTTTATTAAACAGAACTTTCCAAAGGTGCGCAAGGTATCAACCTACGCTCTGCCCCGCGATATCCTTGCAAAAACAAAAAAAGAATTAAAAGAACTCAAAGAGGCCGGCCTTACCATGGTATATGTAGGCATCGAATCTGGTGATGACGAGGTGCTGCGGATGATGGATAAAGGAGAAACCTTTTCTTCAGTAAAAGAGGGGTTGCTTCTGGCAAAAGAAGCATGTATCAAACTGTCGGTCATTATTCTCGAAGGAGTCGGTGGCATGAAATACAGTGAACAGCATGCACTGAACTCAGCAAAGATTTTAAACGAAATTCAACCGGAATTTGCTTCCGTACTGGTGCTCAGTTTTCCATTCGGGATCGAAAGGTATATCCAGAGGTTTCGGGGCGAATATATTCCTATGGGCATTCCCGCACTGCTGAACGAAATGAAAATATTTATTTCAAATATACATCTCAAAGGCACTATTTTCAGAAGCAACCACGCGTCCAATTATTTAGTTCTTAACGGCATCTTATCGCGCGATAAGGAATTGTTTCTCGAAAAAATAGAATTCGCGCTCAAACATCCTGAATTTTCCGGTCTGCGCCAGGAATGGCAAAGAGGATTGTAAGAATTAAGAATAAAATAAACTTCTTAAAGAGGCGGCAGTTCAATATCATCGCTCACGATGAATGCTCCAGGGAAGTCGCTGAAAATTTCCTGCAAAAGTTTGTACGCTTCAAGTTTCGTTCGGCAATCTCCTACACGGATTTTGAAATAGGGTTGCTGGTAGTCAAGGTAAGCATCCACTTTGTGGTTCTGAGAAATAAATTTTGA from Bacteroidota bacterium encodes the following:
- a CDS encoding radical SAM protein, producing the protein MNSFPIEYNEPLFRPPSEADSLILQVTYGCTWNHCSFCEIYTTKTFSAKKEEDILREIRSVAAIHPDVRKVFLADGNPMALSAKRLLNILSFIKQNFPKVRKVSTYALPRDILAKTKKELKELKEAGLTMVYVGIESGDDEVLRMMDKGETFSSVKEGLLLAKEACIKLSVIILEGVGGMKYSEQHALNSAKILNEIQPEFASVLVLSFPFGIERYIQRFRGEYIPMGIPALLNEMKIFISNIHLKGTIFRSNHASNYLVLNGILSRDKELFLEKIEFALKHPEFSGLRQEWQRGL